A single Cellulomonas sp. SLBN-39 DNA region contains:
- the rplO gene encoding 50S ribosomal protein L15, producing the protein MADDKKADETVASTETAPKAAAKKAPAKKAPAKEVSTEAAATEKPKAARKPAAAKAAEKPSGKTTEGAGGTLRVHHLRPAPGAKTAKTRVGRGEASKGKTAGRGTKGTKARYQVPDRFEGGQMPLHMRLPKLRGFKNPFRVEYQVVNLDKLSALYPQGGDVTVADLVAKGAVRKGQPVKVLGTGDITVKVSVAVDAYSASAKEKIVAAGGSIQD; encoded by the coding sequence ATGGCCGACGACAAGAAGGCCGACGAGACGGTCGCCAGCACGGAGACGGCTCCCAAGGCCGCCGCCAAGAAGGCGCCCGCGAAGAAGGCTCCGGCGAAGGAGGTCTCCACGGAGGCCGCCGCGACGGAGAAGCCGAAGGCCGCGCGCAAGCCGGCCGCGGCGAAGGCTGCGGAGAAGCCCTCGGGCAAGACGACGGAGGGCGCGGGCGGCACGCTGCGCGTGCACCACCTGCGTCCCGCCCCCGGCGCCAAGACCGCCAAGACCCGCGTGGGTCGTGGTGAGGCGTCGAAGGGCAAGACCGCCGGTCGTGGCACCAAGGGCACCAAGGCCCGCTACCAGGTGCCGGACCGGTTCGAGGGTGGGCAGATGCCGCTGCACATGCGTCTGCCGAAGCTCCGCGGCTTCAAGAACCCGTTCCGTGTCGAGTACCAGGTCGTGAACCTGGACAAGCTCTCGGCGCTGTACCCGCAGGGCGGCGACGTCACCGTCGCCGACCTGGTGGCCAAGGGCGCGGTCCGCAAGGGCCAGCCGGTCAAGGTGCTCGGCACCGGCGACATCACGGTCAAGGTCTCCGTGGCGGTCGACGCGTACTCCGCGTCCGCCAAGGAGAAGATCGTGGCCGCCGGCGGCAGCATCCAGGACTGA
- the secY gene encoding preprotein translocase subunit SecY, whose product MLSAFVRAFRTPDLRRKLLFTIGIMVVFRVGSFLPTPGVSYPNVQVCIEQTADGNNLLGLVNLFSGGALLQLSVFALGIMPYITASIIIQLLRVVIPKFEELHKEGQSGTAKLTQYTRYLTIGLAILQSTTVITFARSGNLFAGCTVEVIPDDSWSTLLVMVITMTAGTGLIMWLGELITERGVGNGMSLLIFTSIAASFPGAMWSIIGANDGVTKFLVVFAIIILVIGLVVFVEQSQRRIPVQYAKRMVGRRMYGGSSTYIPIKINMAGIIPVIFASSLLAVPTLLAQFGDPTEGWVQWISIHLADPGAPLHIAIYVVLIIFFCYFYTAITFNPDEVADNMKKYGGFIPGIRAGRPTAEYLDYVITRITAPGSIYLALVALIPTIAFIVMDVGTNIPFGGASILIVVGVGLETVKQIESQLQQRHYEGFLR is encoded by the coding sequence GTGCTCAGCGCATTCGTCCGGGCGTTCCGGACGCCCGACCTGCGGCGCAAGCTGCTCTTCACCATCGGCATCATGGTGGTGTTCCGCGTCGGGTCGTTCCTGCCCACCCCTGGGGTGAGCTACCCGAACGTCCAGGTCTGCATCGAGCAGACGGCCGACGGGAACAACCTGCTGGGCCTCGTGAACCTGTTCAGCGGGGGAGCGCTCCTGCAGCTGTCGGTGTTCGCGCTCGGGATCATGCCGTACATCACGGCGAGCATCATCATCCAGCTCCTGCGTGTGGTGATCCCCAAGTTCGAGGAGCTGCACAAGGAGGGCCAGTCCGGCACCGCGAAGCTCACGCAGTACACGCGGTACCTGACGATCGGCCTGGCGATCCTGCAGTCGACGACCGTCATCACCTTCGCGCGCAGCGGCAACCTCTTCGCCGGCTGCACGGTCGAGGTCATCCCGGACGACTCGTGGTCGACGCTCCTGGTCATGGTCATCACGATGACCGCCGGCACGGGCCTGATCATGTGGCTGGGCGAGCTCATCACCGAGCGCGGCGTCGGCAACGGCATGTCGCTGCTCATCTTCACGTCGATCGCCGCGAGCTTCCCCGGTGCGATGTGGTCGATCATCGGCGCGAACGACGGCGTCACGAAGTTCCTCGTGGTCTTCGCGATCATCATCCTGGTGATCGGGCTCGTGGTCTTCGTCGAGCAGTCCCAGCGGCGCATCCCCGTGCAGTACGCCAAGCGCATGGTCGGTCGACGGATGTACGGCGGCTCCAGCACCTACATCCCGATCAAGATCAACATGGCCGGCATCATCCCGGTCATCTTCGCGTCGTCCCTGCTGGCGGTGCCCACGCTGCTCGCGCAGTTCGGCGACCCGACCGAGGGCTGGGTGCAGTGGATCAGCATCCATCTCGCCGACCCGGGGGCCCCGCTGCACATCGCGATCTACGTGGTCCTCATCATCTTCTTCTGCTACTTCTACACGGCGATCACGTTCAACCCGGACGAGGTCGCGGACAACATGAAGAAGTACGGCGGGTTCATCCCCGGCATCCGCGCGGGCCGCCCGACCGCCGAGTACCTCGACTACGTCATCACGCGCATCACCGCGCCGGGATCGATCTACCTGGCCCTGGTCGCGCTCATCCCGACCATCGCGTTCATCGTCATGGACGTGGGGACGAACATCCCGTTCGGCGGGGCGTCGATCCTCATCGTGGTCGGTGTGGGCCTGGAGACCGTCAAGCAGATCGAGTCCCAGCTGCAGCAGCGTCACTACGAAGGGTTCCTGCGTTGA
- a CDS encoding adenylate kinase, which yields MSARLVLLGPPGAGKGTQAVRISERLGVPAISTGDIFRANITNGTELGRKVQDITASGALVPDDLTNALVRDRLTQADAVDGFLLDGYPRNVAQVAALDEMLSAAGLSLGAAVELTVDPQVVVDRLTRRAQIEGRADDTEDVIRHRLDVYAEQTAPISQVYAARGLLVQVDGLGDVDEVTGRLLAALAPVVA from the coding sequence TTGAGCGCACGTCTCGTCCTGCTCGGTCCCCCCGGCGCCGGCAAGGGCACCCAGGCCGTCCGGATCTCGGAGCGCCTGGGGGTCCCGGCCATCTCGACCGGCGACATCTTCCGCGCCAACATCACGAACGGCACGGAGCTGGGACGCAAGGTCCAGGACATCACCGCGTCGGGCGCGCTCGTGCCGGACGACCTGACCAACGCGCTGGTCCGTGACCGCCTCACCCAGGCGGACGCGGTGGACGGCTTCCTGCTCGACGGGTACCCCCGCAACGTCGCCCAGGTGGCGGCCCTCGACGAGATGCTGTCCGCCGCCGGCCTGAGCCTCGGTGCCGCGGTCGAGCTGACCGTCGACCCGCAGGTCGTGGTGGACCGGCTCACCCGACGCGCGCAGATCGAGGGGCGCGCCGACGACACGGAGGACGTGATCCGGCACCGACTCGACGTGTACGCCGAGCAGACCGCCCCGATCTCCCAGGTGTACGCCGCTCGGGGTCTCCTGGTGCAGGTCGACGGGCTCGGGGACGTCGACGAGGTCACCGGTCGTCTGCTGGCCGCGCTCGCGCCCGTCGTCGCCTGA
- the rplQ gene encoding 50S ribosomal protein L17 — MPTPTKGPRLGGSPAHERLILANLATQLFEHKRITTTETKAKRLRPLAERLVTLAKRGDLHSRRRVMTVVKDKGVVHVLFTEIAPAVAERQGGYTRVTKIGPRKGDNAPMAVIELVLEPLSPKQAVVKEATKAAAKAAPAPVEDAPVEDAPVAEDEAGEDTAKA; from the coding sequence ATGCCCACGCCCACCAAGGGTCCCCGGCTCGGTGGCAGCCCGGCGCACGAGCGGCTCATCCTCGCGAACCTCGCGACGCAGCTGTTCGAGCACAAGCGGATCACCACCACGGAGACCAAGGCCAAGCGCCTGCGCCCCCTCGCCGAGCGTCTCGTCACGCTCGCCAAGCGCGGCGACCTGCACTCGCGTCGTCGCGTGATGACGGTCGTCAAGGACAAGGGCGTCGTGCACGTCCTGTTCACCGAGATCGCCCCGGCGGTCGCCGAGCGTCAGGGCGGCTACACGCGCGTCACCAAGATCGGTCCCCGCAAGGGCGACAACGCCCCCATGGCCGTGATCGAGCTCGTGCTCGAGCCGCTCTCGCCGAAGCAGGCCGTCGTCAAGGAGGCCACCAAGGCCGCCGCGAAGGCCGCTCCCGCCCCGGTCGAGGACGCGCCCGTCGAGGACGCCCCCGTCGCCGAGGACGAGGCCGGCGAGGACACCGCCAAGGCCTGA
- the rpsM gene encoding 30S ribosomal protein S13: protein MARLIGVDLPRDKRVEVALTYIYGVGRTRAQQTLAATGISPDVRVKDLGDAELVALRDHLEGSFKLEGDLRREVAADIRRKVEIGSYEGLRHRRGLPVRGQRTKTNARTRKGPKRTVAGKKKAGRK, encoded by the coding sequence ATGGCACGTCTCATCGGTGTCGACCTGCCCCGCGACAAGCGGGTCGAGGTCGCTCTCACCTACATCTACGGGGTCGGACGCACGCGTGCGCAGCAGACCCTCGCCGCCACGGGCATCAGCCCCGACGTCCGGGTGAAGGACCTGGGCGACGCCGAGCTGGTCGCGCTGCGCGACCACCTCGAGGGCAGCTTCAAGCTCGAGGGCGACCTCCGCCGCGAGGTCGCCGCCGACATCCGCCGCAAGGTCGAGATCGGCAGCTACGAGGGCCTGCGTCACCGCCGCGGCCTGCCGGTGCGCGGTCAGCGCACCAAGACCAACGCGCGCACCCGCAAGGGTCCCAAGCGCACCGTCGCCGGCAAGAAGAAGGCCGGGCGCAAGTGA
- a CDS encoding DNA-directed RNA polymerase subunit alpha, whose amino-acid sequence MLIAQRPTLTEEVISEHRSRFSIEPLEPGFGYTLGNSLRRTLLSSIPGAAVTSIRIDGVLHEFSTVPGVKEDVTEIILNIKNLVVSSENDEPVVMYLRKQGAGEVSGADIVPPAGVEVHNPELHLATLNEKGKLEIELTVERGRGYVSAAQNKSFDAEIGRIPVDSIYSPVLKVTYKVEATRVEQRTDFDKLIVDVETKPAISPRDALASAGKTLVELFGLARELNVEAEGIEIGPSPTDAALAADLALPIEDLQLTIRSYNCLKREGIHSVGELVARSEADLLDIRNFGAKSITEVKEKLAELGLTLKDSPLDFDPHASGYYTEDEGDFVEDEQY is encoded by the coding sequence GTGCTCATCGCACAGCGCCCCACCCTGACCGAAGAGGTCATCTCGGAGCACCGCTCGCGGTTCTCCATCGAGCCCCTCGAGCCCGGCTTCGGCTACACGCTCGGCAACTCCCTGCGCCGCACCCTGCTCTCCTCGATCCCGGGTGCGGCGGTCACGTCGATCCGCATCGACGGCGTGCTGCACGAGTTCTCGACCGTGCCGGGGGTCAAGGAGGACGTCACCGAGATCATCCTCAACATCAAGAACCTCGTCGTCTCCTCGGAGAACGACGAGCCCGTCGTGATGTACCTGCGCAAGCAGGGTGCGGGCGAGGTGTCGGGCGCGGACATCGTCCCGCCGGCCGGTGTCGAGGTGCACAACCCCGAGCTGCACCTGGCGACGCTCAACGAGAAGGGCAAGCTCGAGATCGAGCTCACCGTCGAGCGCGGCCGCGGCTACGTCTCCGCGGCGCAGAACAAGTCGTTCGACGCCGAGATCGGCCGCATCCCGGTCGACTCGATCTACTCGCCCGTCCTCAAGGTGACCTACAAGGTCGAGGCGACGCGTGTCGAGCAGCGCACGGACTTCGACAAGCTCATCGTCGACGTCGAGACCAAGCCGGCGATCAGCCCCCGCGACGCGCTCGCGTCGGCGGGCAAGACGCTGGTCGAGCTCTTCGGCCTGGCGCGCGAGCTCAACGTCGAGGCCGAGGGCATCGAGATCGGTCCCTCGCCGACGGACGCGGCCCTGGCCGCGGACCTGGCGCTGCCGATCGAGGACCTGCAGCTGACGATCCGGTCGTACAACTGCCTCAAGCGTGAGGGCATCCACTCCGTCGGCGAGCTCGTCGCGCGGTCCGAGGCGGACCTGCTCGACATCCGCAACTTCGGTGCGAAGTCGATCACCGAGGTCAAGGAGAAGCTCGCCGAGCTGGGTCTGACCCTCAAGGACAGCCCCCTCGACTTCGACCCGCACGCCAGCGGGTACTACACCGAGGACGAGGGCGACTTCGTCGAGGACGAGCAGTACTGA
- the truA gene encoding tRNA pseudouridine(38-40) synthase TruA, with translation MRLRLDLAYDGTDFAGWARQPTLRTVQGVLEDALALVLRSGPRGEAPPRLTVAGRTDSGVHARGQVAHVDVVPAALEAVRGRSDRPVLDVLRTRLTGVLDDDVVVRDVTPAPAGFDARFSALRRRYAYRVGDDPSLRDPLRRAHVLQHRQPLDVPAMDAAASALVGRHDFAAYCKPRPDATTIRTLEAFGWSRVADGPDAGLVVAHVQADAFCHSMVRALVGASLAVGEGRRPVGWPYELLRSRRREGGATVVAAHGLTLEEVTYPPDAELAVRADRTRARRQAHEAQGADPGPAASDGPGDCCG, from the coding sequence GTGCGGCTGCGTCTCGACCTCGCGTACGACGGGACGGACTTCGCCGGGTGGGCCCGCCAGCCGACGCTCCGCACCGTCCAGGGGGTGCTGGAGGACGCGCTCGCCCTGGTGCTGCGCAGCGGGCCGCGCGGCGAGGCGCCGCCGCGGCTGACGGTCGCCGGCCGGACGGACTCCGGCGTGCACGCGCGCGGGCAGGTGGCGCACGTCGACGTCGTGCCCGCGGCGCTGGAGGCCGTGCGGGGCCGCAGCGACAGACCGGTGCTCGACGTGCTCCGCACACGCCTGACGGGCGTCCTCGACGACGACGTGGTGGTCCGGGACGTGACGCCCGCACCCGCGGGCTTCGACGCGCGCTTCTCGGCGTTGCGGCGCCGGTACGCCTACCGGGTGGGGGACGACCCGTCGCTGCGCGACCCGCTGCGGCGGGCGCACGTGCTCCAGCACCGGCAGCCCCTCGACGTGCCGGCGATGGACGCGGCCGCGTCCGCCCTGGTCGGACGGCACGACTTCGCGGCGTACTGCAAGCCGCGCCCGGACGCGACGACGATCCGCACGCTGGAGGCCTTCGGCTGGTCGCGGGTGGCCGACGGGCCCGACGCGGGGCTCGTCGTCGCCCACGTGCAGGCCGACGCGTTCTGCCACTCGATGGTGCGCGCGCTCGTGGGCGCGAGCCTCGCGGTCGGGGAGGGGCGCCGGCCGGTGGGGTGGCCGTACGAGCTGCTGCGCTCGCGCCGGCGCGAGGGCGGCGCCACCGTCGTCGCCGCGCACGGCCTGACGCTCGAGGAGGTGACGTACCCGCCCGACGCCGAGCTGGCGGTGCGTGCCGACCGGACGCGGGCGCGGCGGCAGGCCCACGAGGCCCAGGGCGCCGATCCCGGGCCCGCGGCGTCGGACGGGCCCGGGGACTGCTGCGGCTGA
- a CDS encoding ROK family protein encodes MPRDHDPFTLAVDCGGSGIKASVLDASGTLHVPPVRVPTPYPLPPERLVETVATIAAGLPSAARATVGVPGMIRHGVVVATPHYVTRSGPRSAVVPALAAAWAGCDVRAMLEERLGVPTLVLNDAEVHGAGVVSGTGLELVLTLGTGLGSAVFDGGRLAPHLELSHAPVRWGTTYDAYVGEHERARLGDGLWSRRVRRVVDGFRPVFHWDRLYLGGGNSRRITPATLARLGDDVVVVPNQAGIVGGVRAWDLSA; translated from the coding sequence GTGCCGCGCGACCACGACCCCTTCACGCTCGCCGTCGACTGCGGCGGCAGCGGCATCAAGGCGTCCGTGCTGGACGCGTCGGGCACCCTGCACGTCCCGCCCGTGCGCGTCCCGACCCCCTACCCGCTGCCCCCCGAGCGGCTCGTCGAGACCGTCGCGACGATCGCCGCCGGCCTGCCGTCCGCCGCACGGGCCACGGTCGGCGTCCCGGGCATGATCCGGCACGGGGTGGTCGTCGCGACGCCCCACTACGTCACACGGTCGGGCCCCCGGTCGGCCGTCGTCCCCGCGCTCGCCGCGGCGTGGGCGGGCTGCGACGTCCGGGCGATGCTCGAGGAGCGGCTCGGCGTCCCGACCCTCGTGCTCAACGACGCCGAGGTGCACGGGGCGGGCGTCGTGTCGGGCACCGGGCTCGAGCTCGTCCTCACGCTCGGCACGGGCCTGGGGTCGGCCGTCTTCGACGGCGGGCGCCTGGCACCGCACCTGGAGCTGTCGCACGCCCCCGTGCGGTGGGGCACGACGTACGACGCGTACGTCGGGGAGCACGAGCGCGCACGGCTCGGCGACGGGCTCTGGTCGCGACGGGTCCGCCGCGTCGTCGACGGGTTCCGGCCCGTCTTCCACTGGGACCGGCTCTACCTCGGCGGCGGGAACAGCCGGCGCATCACCCCCGCGACGCTCGCGCGGCTCGGCGACGACGTCGTGGTCGTGCCGAACCAGGCCGGCATCGTCGGCGGCGTCCGCGCGTGGGACCTGTCGGCCTGA
- the map gene encoding type I methionyl aminopeptidase has protein sequence MFGREKIEHKSREQILLMRRAGLVVADALDAVRARIAPGMTTADLDAVAEEVILGAGATPSFLGYHGYPASLCVSVNEEIVHGIPGPRVLQAGDVVSVDCGAIVDGWHGDSAVTVVLGEADPLDVELATTTEDALWAGIAAIASADRLGAVGEAVEDVVELAAARGANGGRAYGIVEDYVGHGIGTAMHQPPDVPNFRTRDRGAKVRPGLCVAVEPMLVRGAEANHVLADDWTVVTDDASRAAHWEHTVAVHEGGLWVLTARDGGAERLARLGVQVAPLS, from the coding sequence ATGTTCGGCAGGGAGAAGATCGAGCACAAGTCGCGCGAGCAGATCCTGCTCATGCGCCGCGCGGGACTCGTCGTGGCCGACGCGCTGGACGCCGTGCGTGCGCGCATCGCCCCGGGGATGACCACCGCCGATCTTGACGCCGTCGCCGAGGAGGTCATCCTCGGCGCGGGGGCCACGCCGTCGTTCCTGGGCTACCACGGGTACCCGGCGTCGCTCTGCGTCTCCGTCAACGAGGAGATCGTCCACGGCATCCCCGGGCCCCGCGTGCTGCAGGCGGGGGACGTCGTCTCGGTCGACTGCGGTGCCATCGTCGACGGCTGGCACGGTGACTCCGCCGTGACGGTCGTGCTGGGCGAGGCCGACCCGCTCGACGTCGAGCTGGCGACGACCACCGAGGACGCGCTGTGGGCCGGGATCGCGGCGATCGCGTCCGCCGACCGGCTCGGTGCCGTCGGCGAGGCCGTCGAGGACGTCGTCGAGCTCGCCGCCGCCCGCGGGGCGAACGGCGGGCGGGCGTACGGGATCGTCGAGGACTACGTGGGCCACGGCATCGGCACGGCGATGCACCAGCCCCCGGACGTCCCGAACTTCCGCACCCGCGACCGCGGCGCGAAGGTCCGCCCCGGCCTGTGCGTCGCCGTCGAGCCGATGCTGGTGCGGGGCGCCGAGGCCAACCACGTCCTCGCGGACGACTGGACGGTCGTCACCGACGACGCGTCGCGCGCCGCGCACTGGGAGCACACCGTGGCCGTGCACGAGGGCGGCCTGTGGGTGCTCACCGCGCGCGACGGGGGAGCGGAACGGCTCGCCCGCCTGGGTGTCCAGGTCGCCCCGTTGTCCTGA
- the rpsK gene encoding 30S ribosomal protein S11, producing the protein MPPKSRTSVRKPRRKEKKNVSHGQAHIKSTFNNTIVSITDPSGAVIAWASSGQVGFKGSRKSTPFAAQLAAEAAARRAQEHGMRKVDVFVKGPGSGRETAIRSLQATGLEVGSIQDVTPQAHNGCRPPKRRRV; encoded by the coding sequence ATGCCTCCCAAGTCCCGCACCTCCGTGCGCAAGCCGCGTCGCAAGGAGAAGAAGAACGTCTCCCACGGCCAGGCGCACATCAAGAGCACGTTCAACAACACCATCGTGTCCATCACCGACCCGTCGGGCGCCGTCATCGCGTGGGCGTCCTCCGGCCAGGTCGGCTTCAAGGGCTCGCGCAAGTCGACCCCGTTCGCCGCGCAGCTCGCCGCCGAGGCCGCCGCGCGTCGTGCGCAGGAGCACGGCATGCGCAAGGTCGACGTCTTCGTCAAGGGCCCGGGCTCCGGTCGTGAGACCGCGATCCGCTCCCTGCAGGCGACCGGCCTCGAGGTCGGCTCGATCCAGGACGTCACGCCCCAGGCGCACAACGGCTGCCGCCCGCCGAAGCGTCGCCGCGTCTGA
- the infA gene encoding translation initiation factor IF-1, giving the protein MAKKDGVIEIEGSVVEALPNAMFRVELANGHKVLAHISGKMRQHYIRILPEDRVVVELSPYDLSRGRIVYRYK; this is encoded by the coding sequence ATGGCCAAGAAGGACGGCGTCATCGAGATCGAGGGGAGTGTCGTCGAGGCACTCCCCAACGCGATGTTCCGCGTGGAGCTCGCGAACGGCCACAAGGTGCTGGCCCACATCTCGGGGAAGATGCGCCAGCACTACATCCGGATCCTCCCCGAGGACCGTGTCGTGGTGGAGCTCAGCCCGTACGACCTGTCCCGCGGGCGCATCGTCTACCGCTACAAGTAA
- the rpmJ gene encoding 50S ribosomal protein L36 — MKVKPSVKKICDKCKVIRRHGRVQVICENLRHKQRQG; from the coding sequence ATGAAGGTCAAGCCGAGCGTCAAGAAGATCTGCGACAAGTGCAAGGTGATCCGCCGGCACGGTCGCGTCCAGGTGATCTGCGAGAACCTGCGCCACAAGCAGCGCCAGGGCTGA
- a CDS encoding alpha/beta fold hydrolase — MSTSVDGVPVVLVHGLRTSRTMWRAQVDALEAYGRRAVALDLPGHGTRSGTRFTSAGAVNAVRDAVDGAGGRALVVGLSLGGYTAIAHAARHPEQAVGVVAAGCCTQPSRMLVGGWAVAAQGFARMPDRGAAVNGFLVRHVLPPAGARDVAAGGFALDVVEDVLREVGRTDPLTDLARVEAPVWLVNGRLDHFRTQERRFVAAAPDARLVVVPGATHLVSLVAPVRFTRVVLEAADEVDRRAGG; from the coding sequence GTGAGCACCTCGGTAGACGGCGTCCCGGTCGTGCTCGTGCACGGGTTGCGTACCTCGCGCACCATGTGGCGGGCGCAGGTCGACGCGCTCGAGGCGTACGGGCGACGCGCCGTCGCGCTGGACCTGCCCGGGCACGGGACGCGCAGCGGCACGCGGTTCACGTCCGCCGGTGCTGTCAATGCGGTGCGCGACGCCGTCGACGGTGCCGGCGGACGGGCGCTCGTGGTCGGGCTCTCGCTGGGCGGCTACACGGCGATCGCCCACGCGGCGCGCCACCCGGAGCAGGCCGTGGGCGTGGTGGCCGCAGGGTGCTGCACGCAGCCGTCGCGCATGCTCGTCGGCGGCTGGGCCGTGGCGGCACAGGGCTTCGCGCGGATGCCCGACCGCGGTGCGGCCGTCAACGGGTTCCTCGTGCGGCACGTCCTGCCGCCGGCGGGCGCGCGGGACGTCGCGGCCGGCGGGTTCGCGCTCGACGTCGTGGAGGACGTCCTGCGCGAGGTCGGCCGCACGGACCCGCTGACCGACCTCGCACGCGTCGAGGCACCCGTCTGGCTCGTCAACGGTCGGCTCGACCACTTCCGCACGCAGGAGCGGCGGTTCGTCGCGGCAGCGCCGGACGCCCGCCTGGTGGTGGTCCCTGGGGCGACGCACCTGGTGAGCCTCGTCGCGCCGGTGCGGTTCACGCGGGTCGTCCTCGAGGCGGCCGACGAGGTCGACCGCCGCGCCGGTGGCTGA
- a CDS encoding DUF5709 domain-containing protein, whose product MTEDTPATSTDPALGAEGDTDQLPKEDTLVERGVDDLLDEGWSPPERARTSTWGETPWEEAHGESLDQRVLQEEPEVWERAPRPTGDREELRAGRLVADPDAVEAGGTDEFAVDAGVAGGAASAEEAAVHLVEEEYVDTDDDEDL is encoded by the coding sequence ATGACCGAGGACACCCCCGCCACGAGCACCGACCCCGCGCTGGGCGCCGAGGGCGACACCGACCAGCTGCCCAAGGAGGACACGCTCGTCGAGCGCGGCGTGGACGACCTCCTCGACGAGGGGTGGTCGCCGCCCGAGCGGGCACGCACCTCCACGTGGGGCGAGACCCCGTGGGAGGAGGCGCACGGCGAGAGCCTCGACCAGCGCGTGCTCCAGGAGGAGCCCGAGGTCTGGGAGCGCGCACCGCGTCCCACGGGCGACCGTGAGGAGCTGCGCGCCGGTCGCCTGGTCGCCGACCCCGACGCCGTCGAGGCGGGCGGCACCGACGAGTTCGCCGTCGACGCGGGCGTCGCGGGCGGGGCCGCGTCGGCCGAGGAGGCCGCCGTGCACCTCGTCGAGGAGGAGTACGTCGACACCGACGACGACGAGGACCTCTGA